In Ipomoea triloba cultivar NCNSP0323 chromosome 7, ASM357664v1, a single genomic region encodes these proteins:
- the LOC116026268 gene encoding nudix hydrolase 1-like, giving the protein MSSDKVPKVAVAVFILKGEKVLVGKRLAGAGTSCFSVPSGHLEFGEVFEECAAREVKEEAGLELKNIETLRVINHVFHNEAKPSHYVVLLIRAELSDPDQIPENVEPDRCEGWDWYEWNDMPKPLTPPLQLILNSGFNPFSAGVQN; this is encoded by the exons ATGAGCAGCGACAAGGTTCCCAAAGTAGCAGTGGCGGTTTTCATACTGAAAGGGGAGAAGGTGTTGGTCGGAAAGCGCCTCGCCGGCGCTGGCACTTCTTGTTTCTCCGTTCCTAGCGGTCACCTCGAATTTG GGGAGGTTTTTGAAGAATGTGCAGCGAGAGAGGTGAAGGAAGAAGCAGGGTTAGAGCTGAAGAACATAGAGACTCTAAGGGTCATAAACCATGTGTTTCACAACGAAGCTAAACCATCCCACTACGTAGTACTCTTGATCCGAGCAGAACTTAGCGATCCTGATCAAATCCCAGAAAACGTTGAACCAGACAGGTGTGAGGGTTGGGATTGGTATGAATGGAATGATATGCCAAAGCCTCTTACTCCTCCACTTCAACTCATTCTCAATTCTGGCTTCAATCCCTTCTCCGCCGGCGTCCAGAATTAA